In Mus musculus strain C57BL/6J chromosome 14, GRCm38.p6 C57BL/6J, the following are encoded in one genomic region:
- the Tssk4 gene encoding testis-specific serine/threonine-protein kinase 4 isoform 4 (isoform 4 is encoded by transcript variant 4), translating into MGKGDTSETASATPAYRSVMEEYGYEVGKIIGHGSYGTVYEAYYTKQKVMVAVKIISKKKASEDYLNKFLPREIQVMKVLRHKYLINFYQAIETTSRVYIILELAQGGDVLEWIQRYGACAETLAGKWFSQMALGIAYLHSKGIVHRLTPSLSAAGRDLKLENLLLDKRENVKISDFGFAKMVPSSQPVHSSPSYRQMNSLSHLSQTYCGSFAYACPEILLGLPYNPFLSDTWSMGVILYTLVVARLPFDDTNLKKLLRETQKEVTFPANLTISQECKGSSIKPGPQPLSPE; encoded by the exons ATGGGGAAGGGAGACACCTCGGAAACAGCATCAGCCACCCCAGCCTATCGCTCTGTCATGGAGGAGTATGGTTATGAGGTGGGCAAGATCATTGGCCATGGCTCCTATGGAACTGTCTATGAGGCATACTACACAAAGCAGAAGGTCATGGTGGCTGTCAAGATCATCTCGAAGAAGAAGGCCTCTGAAGACTATCTCAACAAGTTCCTACCACGTGAGATACAG GTAATGAAAGTCCTACGGCACAAGTACCTCATCAACTTCTATCAGGCCATTGAGACCACATCCCGAGTATACATCATTTTGGAGCTGGCTCAGGGCGGTGATGTCCTCGAATGGATCCAACGATATGGGGCCTGTGCTGAGACCCTTGCTGGCAAGTGGTTCTCCCAGATGGCTTTGGGCATCGCCTACCTGCACAGCAAGGGCATCGTGCACCG cctgaCCCCCAGCCTTTCTGCTGCTGGTAGGGATTTAAAGTTGGAGAACCTGTTGCTGGACAAGCGGGAGAATGTGAAGATATCGGACTTTGGCTTCGCCAAGATGGTGCCTTCTAGCCAGCCTGTGCATAGTAGCCCTTCTTACCGCCAAATGAACAGCCtttcccacctcagccagacctACTGTGGCAGCTTTGCTTACGCCTGCCCGGAGATCTTGCTAGGCTTGCCCTACAACCCTTTCCTGTCTGACACCTGGAGCATGGGCGTCATCCTCTACACTCTAGTGGTTGCACGGCTGCCCTTTGATGACACCAATCTCAAGAAGCTGCTGAGAGAAACCCAGAAGGAGGTCACTTTCCCAGCTAACTTGACCATCTCCCAGGAGTGCAAG GGCTCCAGCATAAAACCAGGGCCCCAGCCCCTTTCACCAGAGTAG
- the Tssk4 gene encoding testis-specific serine/threonine-protein kinase 4 isoform 1 (isoform 1 is encoded by transcript variant 1), with translation MGKGDTSETASATPAYRSVMEEYGYEVGKIIGHGSYGTVYEAYYTKQKVMVAVKIISKKKASEDYLNKFLPREIQVMKVLRHKYLINFYQAIETTSRVYIILELAQGGDVLEWIQRYGACAETLAGKWFSQMALGIAYLHSKGIVHRDLKLENLLLDKRENVKISDFGFAKMVPSSQPVHSSPSYRQMNSLSHLSQTYCGSFAYACPEILLGLPYNPFLSDTWSMGVILYTLVVARLPFDDTNLKKLLRETQKEVTFPANLTISQECKNLILQLLRQSTKRATILDVLRDPWMLKFQPEQPSNEIRLLEAMYQPTSSAKRHQSLEITT, from the exons ATGGGGAAGGGAGACACCTCGGAAACAGCATCAGCCACCCCAGCCTATCGCTCTGTCATGGAGGAGTATGGTTATGAGGTGGGCAAGATCATTGGCCATGGCTCCTATGGAACTGTCTATGAGGCATACTACACAAAGCAGAAGGTCATGGTGGCTGTCAAGATCATCTCGAAGAAGAAGGCCTCTGAAGACTATCTCAACAAGTTCCTACCACGTGAGATACAG GTAATGAAAGTCCTACGGCACAAGTACCTCATCAACTTCTATCAGGCCATTGAGACCACATCCCGAGTATACATCATTTTGGAGCTGGCTCAGGGCGGTGATGTCCTCGAATGGATCCAACGATATGGGGCCTGTGCTGAGACCCTTGCTGGCAAGTGGTTCTCCCAGATGGCTTTGGGCATCGCCTACCTGCACAGCAAGGGCATCGTGCACCG GGATTTAAAGTTGGAGAACCTGTTGCTGGACAAGCGGGAGAATGTGAAGATATCGGACTTTGGCTTCGCCAAGATGGTGCCTTCTAGCCAGCCTGTGCATAGTAGCCCTTCTTACCGCCAAATGAACAGCCtttcccacctcagccagacctACTGTGGCAGCTTTGCTTACGCCTGCCCGGAGATCTTGCTAGGCTTGCCCTACAACCCTTTCCTGTCTGACACCTGGAGCATGGGCGTCATCCTCTACACTCTAGTGGTTGCACGGCTGCCCTTTGATGACACCAATCTCAAGAAGCTGCTGAGAGAAACCCAGAAGGAGGTCACTTTCCCAGCTAACTTGACCATCTCCCAGGAGTGCAAG AACCTGATCCTCCAGCTGCTACGCCAATCTACCAAGCGTGCCACCATCCTAGATGTCCTCAGGGACCCCTGGATGCTCAAGTTCCAGCCTGAGCAACCTTCGAATGAAATCAGGCTGCTCGAGGCCATGTACCAACCCACCAGCTCTGCTAAACGGCACCAGTCCTTGGAAATCACAACCTGa
- the Tssk4 gene encoding testis-specific serine/threonine-protein kinase 4 isoform 3 (isoform 3 is encoded by transcript variant 3), which yields MGKGDTSETASATPAYRSVMEEYGYEVGKIIGHGSYGTVYEAYYTKQKVMVAVKIISKKKASEDYLNKFLPREIQVMKVLRHKYLINFYQAIETTSRVYIILELAQGGDVLEWIQRYGACAETLAGKWFSQMALGIAYLHSKGIVHRLTPSLSAAGRDLKLENLLLDKRENVKISDFGFAKMVPSSQPVHSSPSYRQMNSLSHLSQTYCGSFAYACPEILLGLPYNPFLSDTWSMGVILYTLVVARLPFDDTNLKKLLRETQKEVTFPANLTISQECKNLILQLLRQSTKRATILDVLRDPWMLKFQPEQPSNEIRLLEAMYQPTSSAKRHQSLEITT from the exons ATGGGGAAGGGAGACACCTCGGAAACAGCATCAGCCACCCCAGCCTATCGCTCTGTCATGGAGGAGTATGGTTATGAGGTGGGCAAGATCATTGGCCATGGCTCCTATGGAACTGTCTATGAGGCATACTACACAAAGCAGAAGGTCATGGTGGCTGTCAAGATCATCTCGAAGAAGAAGGCCTCTGAAGACTATCTCAACAAGTTCCTACCACGTGAGATACAG GTAATGAAAGTCCTACGGCACAAGTACCTCATCAACTTCTATCAGGCCATTGAGACCACATCCCGAGTATACATCATTTTGGAGCTGGCTCAGGGCGGTGATGTCCTCGAATGGATCCAACGATATGGGGCCTGTGCTGAGACCCTTGCTGGCAAGTGGTTCTCCCAGATGGCTTTGGGCATCGCCTACCTGCACAGCAAGGGCATCGTGCACCG cctgaCCCCCAGCCTTTCTGCTGCTGGTAGGGATTTAAAGTTGGAGAACCTGTTGCTGGACAAGCGGGAGAATGTGAAGATATCGGACTTTGGCTTCGCCAAGATGGTGCCTTCTAGCCAGCCTGTGCATAGTAGCCCTTCTTACCGCCAAATGAACAGCCtttcccacctcagccagacctACTGTGGCAGCTTTGCTTACGCCTGCCCGGAGATCTTGCTAGGCTTGCCCTACAACCCTTTCCTGTCTGACACCTGGAGCATGGGCGTCATCCTCTACACTCTAGTGGTTGCACGGCTGCCCTTTGATGACACCAATCTCAAGAAGCTGCTGAGAGAAACCCAGAAGGAGGTCACTTTCCCAGCTAACTTGACCATCTCCCAGGAGTGCAAG AACCTGATCCTCCAGCTGCTACGCCAATCTACCAAGCGTGCCACCATCCTAGATGTCCTCAGGGACCCCTGGATGCTCAAGTTCCAGCCTGAGCAACCTTCGAATGAAATCAGGCTGCTCGAGGCCATGTACCAACCCACCAGCTCTGCTAAACGGCACCAGTCCTTGGAAATCACAACCTGa
- the Tssk4 gene encoding testis-specific serine/threonine-protein kinase 4 isoform X2, with protein sequence MREVMKVLRHKYLINFYQAIETTSRVYIILELAQGGDVLEWIQRYGACAETLAGKWFSQMALGIAYLHSKGIVHRDLKLENLLLDKRENVKISDFGFAKMVPSSQPVHSSPSYRQMNSLSHLSQTYCGSFAYACPEILLGLPYNPFLSDTWSMGVILYTLVVARLPFDDTNLKKLLRETQKEVTFPANLTISQECKNLILQLLRQSTKRATILDVLRDPWMLKFQPEQPSNEIRLLEAMYQPTSSAKRHQSLEITT encoded by the exons GTAATGAAAGTCCTACGGCACAAGTACCTCATCAACTTCTATCAGGCCATTGAGACCACATCCCGAGTATACATCATTTTGGAGCTGGCTCAGGGCGGTGATGTCCTCGAATGGATCCAACGATATGGGGCCTGTGCTGAGACCCTTGCTGGCAAGTGGTTCTCCCAGATGGCTTTGGGCATCGCCTACCTGCACAGCAAGGGCATCGTGCACCG GGATTTAAAGTTGGAGAACCTGTTGCTGGACAAGCGGGAGAATGTGAAGATATCGGACTTTGGCTTCGCCAAGATGGTGCCTTCTAGCCAGCCTGTGCATAGTAGCCCTTCTTACCGCCAAATGAACAGCCtttcccacctcagccagacctACTGTGGCAGCTTTGCTTACGCCTGCCCGGAGATCTTGCTAGGCTTGCCCTACAACCCTTTCCTGTCTGACACCTGGAGCATGGGCGTCATCCTCTACACTCTAGTGGTTGCACGGCTGCCCTTTGATGACACCAATCTCAAGAAGCTGCTGAGAGAAACCCAGAAGGAGGTCACTTTCCCAGCTAACTTGACCATCTCCCAGGAGTGCAAG AACCTGATCCTCCAGCTGCTACGCCAATCTACCAAGCGTGCCACCATCCTAGATGTCCTCAGGGACCCCTGGATGCTCAAGTTCCAGCCTGAGCAACCTTCGAATGAAATCAGGCTGCTCGAGGCCATGTACCAACCCACCAGCTCTGCTAAACGGCACCAGTCCTTGGAAATCACAACCTGa
- the Tssk4 gene encoding testis-specific serine/threonine-protein kinase 4 isoform X1 — translation MREVMKVLRHKYLINFYQAIETTSRVYIILELAQGGDVLEWIQRYGACAETLAGKWFSQMALGIAYLHSKGIVHRLTPSLSAAGRDLKLENLLLDKRENVKISDFGFAKMVPSSQPVHSSPSYRQMNSLSHLSQTYCGSFAYACPEILLGLPYNPFLSDTWSMGVILYTLVVARLPFDDTNLKKLLRETQKEVTFPANLTISQECKNLILQLLRQSTKRATILDVLRDPWMLKFQPEQPSNEIRLLEAMYQPTSSAKRHQSLEITT, via the exons GTAATGAAAGTCCTACGGCACAAGTACCTCATCAACTTCTATCAGGCCATTGAGACCACATCCCGAGTATACATCATTTTGGAGCTGGCTCAGGGCGGTGATGTCCTCGAATGGATCCAACGATATGGGGCCTGTGCTGAGACCCTTGCTGGCAAGTGGTTCTCCCAGATGGCTTTGGGCATCGCCTACCTGCACAGCAAGGGCATCGTGCACCG cctgaCCCCCAGCCTTTCTGCTGCTGGTAGGGATTTAAAGTTGGAGAACCTGTTGCTGGACAAGCGGGAGAATGTGAAGATATCGGACTTTGGCTTCGCCAAGATGGTGCCTTCTAGCCAGCCTGTGCATAGTAGCCCTTCTTACCGCCAAATGAACAGCCtttcccacctcagccagacctACTGTGGCAGCTTTGCTTACGCCTGCCCGGAGATCTTGCTAGGCTTGCCCTACAACCCTTTCCTGTCTGACACCTGGAGCATGGGCGTCATCCTCTACACTCTAGTGGTTGCACGGCTGCCCTTTGATGACACCAATCTCAAGAAGCTGCTGAGAGAAACCCAGAAGGAGGTCACTTTCCCAGCTAACTTGACCATCTCCCAGGAGTGCAAG AACCTGATCCTCCAGCTGCTACGCCAATCTACCAAGCGTGCCACCATCCTAGATGTCCTCAGGGACCCCTGGATGCTCAAGTTCCAGCCTGAGCAACCTTCGAATGAAATCAGGCTGCTCGAGGCCATGTACCAACCCACCAGCTCTGCTAAACGGCACCAGTCCTTGGAAATCACAACCTGa
- the Tssk4 gene encoding testis-specific serine/threonine-protein kinase 4 isoform X4: protein MALLPIDISLPLVLSSSLASDPFFSAPGLILSPLPSLTPSLSAAGRDLKLENLLLDKRENVKISDFGFAKMVPSSQPVHSSPSYRQMNSLSHLSQTYCGSFAYACPEILLGLPYNPFLSDTWSMGVILYTLVVARLPFDDTNLKKLLRETQKEVTFPANLTISQECKGSSIKPGPQPLSPE, encoded by the exons ATGGCTTTGCTTCCCATAGACATCTCACTCCCACTTGTCCTGTCCTCATCTCTAGCCTCTGACCCCTTCTTTTCAGCTCCCGGTCTAATACTaagccctctccccagcctgaCCCCCAGCCTTTCTGCTGCTGGTAGGGATTTAAAGTTGGAGAACCTGTTGCTGGACAAGCGGGAGAATGTGAAGATATCGGACTTTGGCTTCGCCAAGATGGTGCCTTCTAGCCAGCCTGTGCATAGTAGCCCTTCTTACCGCCAAATGAACAGCCtttcccacctcagccagacctACTGTGGCAGCTTTGCTTACGCCTGCCCGGAGATCTTGCTAGGCTTGCCCTACAACCCTTTCCTGTCTGACACCTGGAGCATGGGCGTCATCCTCTACACTCTAGTGGTTGCACGGCTGCCCTTTGATGACACCAATCTCAAGAAGCTGCTGAGAGAAACCCAGAAGGAGGTCACTTTCCCAGCTAACTTGACCATCTCCCAGGAGTGCAAG GGCTCCAGCATAAAACCAGGGCCCCAGCCCCTTTCACCAGAGTAG
- the Tssk4 gene encoding testis-specific serine/threonine-protein kinase 4 isoform X3: MALLPIDISLPLVLSSSLASDPFFSAPGLILSPLPSLTPSLSAAGRDLKLENLLLDKRENVKISDFGFAKMVPSSQPVHSSPSYRQMNSLSHLSQTYCGSFAYACPEILLGLPYNPFLSDTWSMGVILYTLVVARLPFDDTNLKKLLRETQKEVTFPANLTISQECKNLILQLLRQSTKRATILDVLRDPWMLKFQPEQPSNEIRLLEAMYQPTSSAKRHQSLEITT; the protein is encoded by the exons ATGGCTTTGCTTCCCATAGACATCTCACTCCCACTTGTCCTGTCCTCATCTCTAGCCTCTGACCCCTTCTTTTCAGCTCCCGGTCTAATACTaagccctctccccagcctgaCCCCCAGCCTTTCTGCTGCTGGTAGGGATTTAAAGTTGGAGAACCTGTTGCTGGACAAGCGGGAGAATGTGAAGATATCGGACTTTGGCTTCGCCAAGATGGTGCCTTCTAGCCAGCCTGTGCATAGTAGCCCTTCTTACCGCCAAATGAACAGCCtttcccacctcagccagacctACTGTGGCAGCTTTGCTTACGCCTGCCCGGAGATCTTGCTAGGCTTGCCCTACAACCCTTTCCTGTCTGACACCTGGAGCATGGGCGTCATCCTCTACACTCTAGTGGTTGCACGGCTGCCCTTTGATGACACCAATCTCAAGAAGCTGCTGAGAGAAACCCAGAAGGAGGTCACTTTCCCAGCTAACTTGACCATCTCCCAGGAGTGCAAG AACCTGATCCTCCAGCTGCTACGCCAATCTACCAAGCGTGCCACCATCCTAGATGTCCTCAGGGACCCCTGGATGCTCAAGTTCCAGCCTGAGCAACCTTCGAATGAAATCAGGCTGCTCGAGGCCATGTACCAACCCACCAGCTCTGCTAAACGGCACCAGTCCTTGGAAATCACAACCTGa